The following are encoded together in the Cicer arietinum cultivar CDC Frontier isolate Library 1 chromosome 2, Cicar.CDCFrontier_v2.0, whole genome shotgun sequence genome:
- the LOC101490596 gene encoding probable terpene synthase 2 — translation MPAVANFDPNSKLDLPRNVADYPPNVWGDFFLQYASESMELDQSNAAEIDSLKNEVRNMLATNNEKPFDKVKFIDSICRLGVGYHFEHEIDQVLQLIHKTYVVNGEIILDDNLHSLAVLFRVLRQRGLYVSPDVFKKFKDDQGIFSKTLIADVEGMLSLYEASHMMIHGEEILEEALAFTSTHLKSISTQLSHFLATQVKHSLTQSLRKNLPRLEARRYISVYEQDASHNVILLRLAKLDFNMLQSLHQKEFGNICKWSKELGITKKLPYARDRIVECCFWSMSVYFEPQYSQARKMMSKVIAHLSFIDDTYDSYGTVDELELFTKAVERWDISCLDDLPNYMKLLYKSLLNVYEEIKEETIKEGREYTLSYFVKDFKTIVQAYMTEARWLDKNHVPTIEEYMPISKITSGYPVLSTTSFVGMGSIATEDIFNWVTNMPKIVNGAALVCRLNDEIVSNEFEQQRGHVSSFLECYMIQYDTNREAAIQECEKGIDNAWKDINEDYLRQTKVPLPLLTSVINLARFIEVYYKDKDHYTHSEGLMKTHIKALIVDPVPV, via the exons ATGCCTGCTGTAGCTAACTTCGATCCTAATTCTAAACTCGACTTGCCTAGAAATGTTGCAGATTACCCCCCTAATGTTTGGGGGGATTTCTTCCTTCAATATGCTTCTGAATCTATG GAACTCGATCAGAGTAATGCAGCTGAAATTGATAGTTTAAAAAATGAAGTGAGAAATATGCTAGCTACAAACAATGAGAAGCCCTTCGACAAAGTCAAATTCATTGATTCCATATGTCGTTTGGGTGTCGGCTATCATTTTGAACATGAGATCGACCAAGTGTTGCAACTTATTCACAAGACTTATGTTGTAAATGGAGAAATAATTCTTGATGATAACCTTCATTCTCTTGCCGTGCTATTTAGAGTATTAAGGCAACGTGGGCTTTACGTTTCACCTg atgtgttcaaaaaatttaaagacgACCAAGGAATATTTAGCAAAACGCTCATCGCAGATGTTGAAGGGATGTTAAGCTTGTACGAAGCATCACATATGATGATTCATGGAGAGGAAATTTTGGAAGAGGCCTTGGCTTTCACTTCTACTCACCTTAAGTCCATTTCCACCCAATTGAGCCATTTTCTTGCAACACAAGTCAAACATAGCTTAACGCAATCTCTCCGCAAAAACTTGCCCAGGCTAGAGGCACGACGCTACATCTCTGTATATGAGCAAGATGCATCCCATAATGTGATTCTACTCAGGTTGGCAAAATTGGATTTTAATATGCTCCAAAGCCTACATCAAAAGGAATTTGGAAACATTTGCAA ATGGTCGAAGGAGTTGGGTATCACTAAAAAACTACCGTATGCACGAGATAGAATAGTAGAATGTTGCTTTTGGAGTATGTCAGTATATTTTGAACCTCAATATTCTCAAGCAAGAAAAATGATGTCAAAAGTAATTGCTCACCTTTCATTTATTGATGATACATATGACTCATATGGAACTGTTGATGAATTAGAACTTTTTACCAAGGCTGTTGAAAG GTGGGATATTAGCTGCTTGGATGATCTTCCAAATTATATGAAGTTACTTTATAAATCTCTCTTAAATGTTTatgaagaaataaaagaagaaacGATAAAAGAAGGAAGAGAGTATACCCTTAGCTACTTCGTAAAAGAT TTCAAAACAATAGTTCAAGCTTACATGACTGAGGCAAGATGGCTAGACAAAAACCATGTACCAACAATAGAAGAGTACATGCCCATATCAAAGATAACATCTGGTTACCCAGTATTGTCTACAACTTCTTTCGTTGGCATGGGCAGTATAGCTACTGAGGACATCTTCAATTGGGTAACAAATATGCCAAAAATTGTTAACGGTGCTGCTCTTGTTTGCAGATTAAATGATGAAATTGTGTCCAACgag TTTGAACAGCAAAGAGGACATGTTTCCTCATTCTTGGAATGCTATATGATACAGTATGATACAAATAGGGAAGCTGCCATACAAGAATGCGAAAAGGGAATTGACAATGCATGGAAAGACATAAATGAGGATTATCTTAGGCAAACTAAAGTTCCATTGCCTCTATTGACTTCCGTTATCAATTTGGCACGTTTTATTGAGGTTTATTACAAAGATAAAGATCACTACACACATTCCGAAGGACTAATGAAGACTCATATTAAAGCCTTAATTGTTGATCCTGTACcagtttaa